A section of the Phormidium ambiguum IAM M-71 genome encodes:
- a CDS encoding FHA domain-containing protein produces the protein MITLNLLHPSQSTPVQSWTFDADSVIKIGRSKENDVVILSSVVSRKHIELVFNGSEWEIVSLGSNGTYVNDRPVKKIKVNDGMIVRLGNSGPKIQILLEVGDPEKVSKKSESKRSSEHDSDSSKDKMTYLTIPPE, from the coding sequence GTGATTACTTTAAATCTGTTACACCCTAGCCAGTCTACCCCGGTTCAAAGTTGGACTTTCGATGCTGACTCTGTAATCAAGATTGGTCGTTCTAAAGAGAATGATGTAGTGATTCTTAGCTCTGTTGTTTCTCGGAAACATATTGAGCTAGTGTTTAATGGTTCGGAATGGGAAATTGTTAGTTTAGGTTCTAATGGAACTTATGTAAACGATCGCCCAGTGAAGAAGATTAAAGTGAATGATGGAATGATTGTGCGTTTGGGAAATTCCGGCCCAAAGATTCAAATTTTGTTAGAAGTTGGAGATCCTGAGAAAGTTAGTAAAAAATCGGAATCTAAGCGATCGTCTGAGCATGATTCGGATTCATCAAAAGATAAAATGACCTACTTAACTATTCCCCCCGAATAA